GCAACCCATGATAGCAGTTTTAACGGGTGATATTATAGATTCTACCTTGCTAAGCGACTCAGAGAGGGCTCGTTTAAACCAAGTCATGAACGAGGGCTTGACAACTTTGGTGGGCAAGGACCATTATGAGATCTTCAGGGGCGATAGTTTCCAAATTCTACTGGATACCCCTTCTCTGGCACTGAAAACCGCTATTCAAGTGCGGTGCCTGTTACGGAAAAGCCTGATCTCTGACCAATTGCACCAGAACCCCACCAGCAAGAAAGCCTCAAAGGCGAACCCTCTCCAGTATTCTTATAAAAGAGAGGTAGTGGACGCCCGTATTTCTATAGGCTTAGGGAAAACAGGCTATAAAGGACCCAACATCAAAACCTCAGACGGCGAGGCCTTCCAGCTGTCAGGGAGGGCGCTGGACAGCCTGAAAAGCAAAGGTCCCCGATTGGTGGTGGCAACGCCCCAGGAGGAGTTCAACGCGTACATGGAGGTCATTTGCTCGTTGCTGGATGTCTTTATTAATAATTGGTCGGTGCAGCAAGCCGAGGTAATCTATGAACTGCTGGAGGGCAAGAAGCAACAGGAAATAGCCGATATGCTTCATATCACCCAAGCCTCTGTGAGCCAACGCATCTCTTCGGCCCATTGGCAGGAAGTGGAGAAAGCAGTGGCCTTGTTTCAGCAAAAAACCAAAAACCTAGCGTAATGGCCGGCTTTACCCAACCAGAAATATTATTGCTGCTAAAGTTAGTGCTGGCGCACTGCCTGTCAGATTTCGCGCTGCAACCCACAGCCTGGGTAGAAAACCGGGCGCGCCGGAAGTTTAGATCCAGAAAACTGTACTACCACATTGGCATCACCGGGGTGGTCACGTTCTTGCTCTCGCAGAGTTGGCAGCTGGCGCTCTGGATTACCGTCACCCATCTGCTCATTGACCTCTGGAAAGCCTACCAGAAGTGCACCACCCTCTATTTTCTGATAGACCAATTGTTACACTTCCTGATGCTGGGGGTAGGCTGGCTCTACTATGTAAATGGCCACCTGGCCCCGGACGTTGTATTGAATAACTACCGCTTTATGGTGTACCTCACGGGGTTCTTTATCGCTACTTTCCCGTTGAGTATTGTCATAAAAGTGCTAACCGCCAAATGGGGAACTGGAAACAAACGGAGGCCTAAACCCATGAAGGATACGGCAGAAGATAATTCCCTAGAAGGGCCGAAAGTGCCTGCGGTACCAGAGGACAGCCGTTGGAATGAATTGAAAGAGGCCGGCCGCTGGATTGGCATTATTGAACGGGTGCTCATCATTTCGTTTGTGCTGCTGGACCAGTATGAGGCCATCGGGTTTCTGGTTGCCGCCAAAACCATTATCCGGTTCAAAGAGACAGACCAGCGCAAGTCAGAATACTTCCTGTTCGGTACCCTGCTGAGCATCAGCCTTTCCATTTTTCTGGCCCTGGTCATGAAGATGGCGTTGGGGCTGGAATAAGTAAGGCGAAAGAAAAGAACAAAGGCCCTGCCCTTTTTTAGGTTTAACCTTTAAGAGCAGGGCCTTTTAAATAGCCTTGTATAATACGCAGGGAAGAGCATTTTTGGAACAGGCCTTTAAGGCCCCATGCTCCAAAAATTAAAAGTCCTGACCCAGGGAGATTTCACTCACATTTTTGAGTTCGTTCAGGTCTTTGTACAGCTCCTTCACGCTCACGTTTTCCGGGAAATACACATACAGGAGAATCTTGGAATTTTGCTTGTTGGTAGACTGCACCACGTTAATGTTCTTGGTCACAATCTCATATTTCTCCAGAATAGAAAAGACCTTGCTGGTCTCCAGCTTGGCAGATTTGAAATTGATTTTCAGGGTTTTCAAGGCCCCTCCCCTAAAAATCCTTTTGCCAACTTTATCTAGGGTAGACAATACAAACAGCAACAGCAAGGTCACCAGAATGGCCGCCTCATACATACCTGTGCCAATGGCCAAACCCACGGCGGCCACGGCCCAGATGGTGGCGGCGGTGGTTAACCCGTGGGTGTTCACGCCCAACTTGTAGATAGCCCCGGCCCCCAGAAACCCTATCCCCGAGACAACCTGGGCAGCAATTCTACCCGGGTCTGCGTTCTTGTAATGAGAAAACGTCTGCGGAATATAAATGGAGATGAGCATAAGCAGGCAGGAACCCACGCAGATAATAATAAGCGTCCGCAGCCCTGCCGTATGCCGGTTACGCTCCCGCTCCCACCCCAAAAGCCCGCCCAACAAAATACTGAGCATAAGCCGGGCGGCAATAACGGGCATAGTGATTTCCGTAGAATCTAAAAAAGAGAAGTCCATACCATTTCTTAGGTTCAGCCCGGTGACAGGCGTTCCAACACTTAAACTTTAAAGATAGCCCTATTAACGCATCTGCCCAAAAAGGAGAGCTTCGGAGCGCCAGCGTCCGGATTAACTCCCATAAAAAGAAGAAATCATTCCTGAGCGAATTGTTTGACTAAACAAAAAGCCCTGTTCTAGGTAGTTCAGGGCTTTTTTCATGAAAGTGAGGCGAAGGAAACGCTAACCTTATATAAAGTAGAAGCGTCTGTTTTAGGCCTGTTTTCAGAAAAACAGGCCTAAAACAGACGCTTCCTTTTGTAATCCTAATCCGGGCTCCAGGACCTTATTTAATAGCCACCGGCACTTCCAGGTTCTCCCATTTCAAAAAAAGGCCTTTGGGTGTGATTTCATACACAAGGCTTTCATTCATCTTGGCAGATTTACGAGGCTTTACCAAAACGGTGAGCACATTGTTAGCGGGATCAAAGTTGGCGCCCTGGCGGGTTACGCCCCATTGGCCGGTCTGGGAGTTGAAGATGATCTGCCACTCTTTCTGGCCAGGCACCGCAAATAAGCTGTACTTACCGGCTTTAAGGGTTTTCCCTTGTACTTTAATGTCTTTGTCGGTGGTAAAGGTGGTGGCTTCATTGGCGCCCATGCGCCAGGCTTTTCCGTAAGGCACCAATTCGCCCCAAATGGTTCTGCCTTTCACAGATGGGCTGCTATAGGCCACGGTGATGGTGGCGGCCCCTACTTTACCGGTAGCCGTAGCGGCCGGACTTGCTTTGGGCTTGGCATCCTGGGCAAAGGCAGTGAAGCCCATGGCAAACAGGAAAAGGAAGGTGAAGAGAAGATTTTTCTTTGGCATGTTCATAGTAATTCATTTTTTGGTGATACTTCTAAAGTAAAGGTTTTTATAATTTAAAGAAAATTTAGGAGAAGAAAGGTTCCGGAATCCATTAGTCGCGGTTATACAACCAGGTCCACTCCCTTAACTGCTCTTCTGTCTTTTTGTTTATCTGGCCGGGCAATAAACGCCAGCCCCAGTTTCCCTCGCCTTTGCCCGGGGTGTTCATGCGGCCTTTCTCATCAATGCCCAGCACATCTTGCAGAGGCAGAATAGCGGTCTTCGCCACTGAGGCGTAGGCCAGCCGGGCCATGACCCAATAAATATCAGACTCGCTCAGGCCGCGGCCCACGTAGTGCTCAATCTGTTTATGGTGCGCCTTGCCTTCCTGGCGGTACCACCCCAAAGTGGTGTTATTGTCATGGGTGCCCGTATAGGCGATAAAGTTACGGCCGTAGTTATGCGGCATATAGGCATTCTGTGGCATTTCATCGCCCCAAGCAAACTGCAGAATCTTCATGCCGGGCAGGTTGAAATCATCACGCAGTTTCAGGACCAGGTCATTGATCTCGCCCAGGTCCTCGGCTATAAACGGCAGACTCCCCAGTTCTTTTTCTACAAAGGTGAAAAACTCGGCCCCTGGCCCTAATTTCCATTCGCCTTGCTTGGCGGTGGATTCGCCGGCGGGCACTTCCCAGTAATCGGCGAAGGCCCTGAAGTGGTCCAGGCGCACCAGGTCATACAGTTCCATATTCTTGCGCAGCCGGCCTATCCACCAGCTGTAGTCCTGTTCTTTGAGCACGTCCCACTTAAAGACGGGCATACCCCATAGCTGACCGTCTTCTGAGAAATCATCGGGCGGCACGCCGGCCACGCCGGTCATGTTCCCTTCGTCATCCACCGCAAAAATGTCCCGGTTGCCCCATACATCCACGCTGTCATAGCTAATGTAAAAGGGCATGTCTCCGAACATTTGGATGCCGCGGTTGTTGCAGTAAGTGCGCAGGTTTTTCCATTGCCTGGCGAAGATAAACTGCACCCATTTGATCTTTTCTATGTCTAGAGCATGCTCCTGGGCCAGTTGCTCCAGCGCCTCCGGGTCACGTTGTCGGTAAGGTTCCTCCCACTGGAACCAAGCGCTGCCGCCATTCTGCTCCTTCAACAGCACATACAGCCCGAAGTCATGTAGCCAACCGGCCTCTGAACCGGCGTAGTCAACAAACTGCTGCTGCAAGGTGGGGAAGTCGCCGGCTTTAAAGGTTTGCCAGGCGCGTTCCAGCAGCTCGTCTTTCACGCGTTTGGCTTGCTCATAGTCCACGCTGCCTGTTTGCGGCAGGTAATACGCCGGCAGTTCGTCATGGGTTAGCAACCCATCTTTCACCAACTGCTCCGGACTGATAAGCAAGGGATTGCCGGCCCGGCTGGAGATGGAACTGTAGGGCGAATACCCCTGGCCCGCCTCTATGGGGTTAAGGGGCAGCAACTGCCAGTACTTTTGGTGGCTGGCGTGCAGGAAGTGGGCGAAATTACGGGCCTCTGGGCCCAGGTCTCCAATACCGAAGGGCGAAGGCAAAGAGGTAAGGTGCAGCAGGATACCCGCCCCACGCTCACTCTGGGCTTTCAGTTTCAGCAGCGCCAACGGGAAAATCCCGAACAGGTCCCCCACCATAAGTTCATGCGCATACTTGCCCGTGGTCCGGACCAACAGTTCCTGCCAGTCTTTGGGGGCTTTCTCGGGCAAGATGATCTTGGTGTCTTTCCAGTCAATCTCATGCAAGGATTTCACGCCCTGCTTTTTGGCCAGAGCCGCCAGATGCAGCGGCACGGCTACCACCAGCCAGGTATCGAGGTGCTTGCGCACGAAGGCCAAGACGTGGTCTTTGTGTTCGCCTTCCACCTCCAGGGGCAGATAGGCTCCCTTAGAGAAAAGGTTGGCGTTGTTCTTCCGCTCAGTGAACAGCGTGCGGGTGAGCCAGAGTTTGATGCGGGCATCGGTGCGGCTCTGCCAGAGATCTTCCCATAGCGCTTCCTGCTTGTTCAGGTCCACCTCATTGAGTTCCTCCAGCCAAACCTGGCGCTGCTCATAGTCCACAGGGCGGCGGTTATCGGGGTCCACCAAACTGAAGTCCCAGAGTTCGGTGCCCTGGTACACATCGGGCACGCCCGGCGCAGTGAATTTCAAGAGTACCTGGCTAAGCGAGTTAGCGATGCCAAAGTTTATCGTTTTTGCCCTGAATTTCTCAAAACTGCCCCAAAACGGCCGGCTCTTATCCAGGAGCTTGACGGCAAAGGCCTTGGTAGCCGCTTCATAATCCTCATTGGGTGTGGTCCAGTTAGAATGTACTTTGGCCTCGCGCAGGGCTTTCTGCAAATACTCCTGCACCCGGTTCTCAAAATCATCCTCGTCCTGACCTGGCATAGGGAACGCGCCCAGCAGAGTCTGGTAAATGAGGTATTCGTCGTTGGCGTCTGGGGCGTTCTGCTGCTTAAGGTCTTGGTTGAGTTGGCGCCATTCCTGCACGGCCGCGGCCCATTCCTCGGGCATCTCGGTGAGCACGTTAAGGCGCGCGCGCACGTCCTCGCCGCGTTTGGTGTCATGGGTGGAGGTACCGTTCATGGCCAGGGGCCACTTTTTCTGCCGGTCCTGCATGGCGGCATGGAACTCCCCAGCGCTCATCCCGAAGGCTTCTGGCGCATCTCCTACCTCATTGTGCCCAATAAAGCGGTTATAGGTGTACATGAGCGTGTCTTCCACCCCCTTGGCCATGAGCGGACCGGTAAACTGCATGAGGCGCTGGTAGAATTTCAGGGCGCGGTCCTGGTAGGAATCATCTTCGCCTTCAGGCGCCGTACCTAAAATAGCCCCCTCCAGCAACTCCACCGCCCCTTCCATTTCGGGCCTGTTTTCCCGAATCTGGTTGAAAACCAGCTGCACAGCCTCTGCCTCGGCGCCGTCTATGGGCATTTGGTTACCATAGTAGCGATACACGGGGCACTGTATCAGAAACTCCCCAATGGCCGCTTTCAACGTTTCCGCGGGTACGGCCCCCAAGACGTCTTCGTGCACCAGGCGCTGCTGCAAAAACAGTTGGTACAGGTTTTCCAACTCGCCGCCCATGTGCTCGGTCAGGATGTGGGCCTTTTTTTCATGGATCTGCTGGTGCACCTCGGCGCCCTCTCCCACCAGTTGGTGGTAAAGTTTATCAAAGCCTTCTTTACCAGGCTGGAAGGTAAACAGGTTGTTGACCAGTGAAAGAAAATCATAACCGCTGCTGCCTTGGATGGGCCAATGTTCTGGCAACTGCTCGCCGGGCTCCAGGATCTTCTCCACCACTAGATACGTCTCGTCGCCTGTGAAGTCGCGGAGCTGCTGCAGGTAACCGGTGGGGTCATAGAGGCCGTCAACGTGGTCAATGCGCAGGCCCTGGAACACACCTTCGTCCTGCAATTGCTTGATGTACTGGTGGTAGGTGGCGAAGACCTCGGGATCCTGGATGTTGAGGCAGATCAAGCCGTTCACGGTAAAGAACCGCCGGAAGTTGATCTGCGCATCGGTTTCCTGCCAGTGGCACAGTTGGTACACCTGTTCTTGGGCGATTTGCAGGATTTGTTCTTTATCTGAATTGATTTCCTGTAAGCTGGTTTCTATTGCCGCCCGCACGGTGTTATCCTGCATCAAGGAAGCCAGCTGCTGCCGGAATTCATCCCATTGGAGGGCATATGCTTTGGGGTCTTCTTCTCTATGGATCAGGTCCAGTTCTTTCAGCAACCCCGCCAAGGCTTGGTTGGATTGCCCCACACTTTGCAGGATCGTTTCATACACCCGCGGATTCAAAGGATAGGCGCTGTCATAATAGTTAAGCACCAGGCGCTGCTGCGCCGCATCAAAGGCTACCTGCAGTTCACCGTTCTGCACCACCTCTTCCAGCTTCGCTCCTAGGAACGGGACCATCACTCGGCCGTTATAAAGAGGGCTGGTCCAGTTAATATCAAAGAATTTCTGGTACTGGCTCATGGCGCCCTTCTCAAGCACATCCATCATCCAGGGGTTATTGACGTGAAAGGCCATGTGGTTGGGCACAATGTCCTGCAGCCAGCCAATGCCGTTTTCCTTCAGGTTACCGCTCAGGGTTTTTAATTCTTCCTCGGTACCAATTTCCGGGTTAACCCTATGCGGGTTCACCCCATCATAGCCGTGCGTACTGCCGGGGGTGGCCTCAAAAATGGGCGAGGCGTAAATGGTGCTCACGCCCAATTTCTGCAGATAAATGATGATGCGCTCAAAGTCCTGGAAGGTAAATTTTTGGTGGAACTGCAAGCGGTAAGTGGCGACAGGGTTATACATGGGTGGTTGATTAGAAAATTGGGCGCTGAAGAGATTTGGTTGGACTTCTCACCCGCGGTCAACGATTTTGAAATGGGTGGATTTATTCTGCGTTTTAAGCCCGTTTTACGGAAAACAAGGCAAAAGCAGTTATATAGATTTGTAAATATTTAAAGGGTATTTCAGGAAGTTTATTCTACATCTTCTAATAGGAGAAACTTTTAATCTCTGACGCTACAGGCAGCTAACGCAAAAATATTTGGCTGGATGTTTTGGGCCTGTTTTCTCAAAAACAGGCCCAAAACATCCAGCCAAAAAAATGACTTTGGTCCTAGGGAAATTATTTGAAGGCTACCTGGTAAACCAGCGCACTTTCCGGCTGCAGGGTGACTTTGGAGCCACCGGCCGCCTTAAGCTCAGTCGCCTGCGGTCCATTCCAGTCAGGGGAAGCGGAGTCCAGCACCAGGTTCCATTCTTTGGCCCCAATGGGAAGTAGCAGCGTCTGTGGCTCAGCCGAGAAATTCATCAGGCACACTACCTGTTCATTTTGGTGCCCGCGCCGCAGAATCAGGGTTTGGTGGGCCTCGTTCTCCTCTACAGCCACATGCTCCCGGTTTAACTTCTTGAGGGCAGGAAGCTCTTGGCGCAGGCGCAGAAGCGTTTGGTAATACCGGAACATGGTTTGGTGCAGCTCTTCTTCCAGTAACTCCCATTGCAGCTTAGATTGCAAGAACGTCTTTTCAGCCATGGGGTCCGGGGCCTCGCCCTGGGCATGGAAAGCCGCAAATTCCGCTTTCCGGCCTTCGCGCACGGCTTGCGCCAGCTGAGGGTCTGTGTGGCTCACGAAGTACTGAAATGGGTTGGGCTCACTGTATTCCTCCCCCATCCAGAGCATAGGTAGAAACGGACTGAAAATAACGGCGGCGGCAGCCAGCTTTTGCATCTCAAAACTCACCAGTTGGCCCAGGCGCTCACCCAGCATGCGGTTGCCCACCTGGTCATGGTTTTGGCTGAACACGATAAACTGGTGGCCTGGGTTATGCTCTGCTTTAACACCGAAGCTCTTGAACCTGTGCGGCGAGTATTGCCCGTCATAAACGTAAGCATCGCGGTAAGCTTTGGCTAGGTCACAGATTCCGGTAAAGTCTGCATAATACCCCGTGTTCTCGCCAGTCATGGTCACCCTGAGCGCGTGGTGAAACTCATCTACCCATTGGGCGTCCATGCCGTAGCCTTGTTCCTCTAGCGGGTTAATGAAGCGGGTGTCGTTCAGGTCCAGTTCCACTATCATGTGGTGGGTCCGTCCGGTCTTTTCCATCAGGTAATTTACATGCTGCTTCATTTCCCTGAGGATATGCACCGGGCTGAAGTCTTTGATGGCGTGCACAGCGTCTAACCGGACGGCATCTATATGATAATCCCGGAACCACATGAGCAGGTTCTCAATAAAGTAGCGCCGCACGTCATCGCTCCAGGCATCATCAAAATTAATGGCCGGTCCCCAGGGAGTGTTGTATTTGTCTGTGAAATAATGGCCGTAGACTCCCAGGTAATTCCCTTCGGGGCCCAGGTGGTTGTACACCACATCCAGCACCACGGCAAGTCCTTTCTGATGACATACATTCACCAGGCGTTGCAGGCCTTTGGGGCCGCCGTAGGAATCTTGCACGGCAAACGGGAATACGCCGTCATAGCCCCAGTTTCGCTTTCCCGGGAACTGCGCCACCGGCATGATCTCAATCGCGGTCACGCCCAGTTCTATCAGGTAATCCAGCTTTTGCTCCAGACCTGCAAAGGTGCCCTGCGGGGTAAACGTGCCCACATGCAGTTCATACAACACATAGTCTTGGAGAGGAAGGTTTTGCCAGGACTCATCGTCCCACTGGAATTGCTCCAGGTCTGTGGCCTGTGAGGGACCGTGCACTCCCAGGGGCTGTGATTTAGAGGCAGGATCTGGGTATTCCTGTTCTTCGTCTATTCTATAAGTATACGTGTCATAGGCTTTCACCTGGTCGGTTACTTCATGCCAATAGCCGTGCTCGCCTTTGCGCAACGGAATGCTGGTATTGCCGTCATTGAGCATGAGTTCCACCTGGCTGGCCTTGGGCGCCCACACCAGAACTTCGGCCTGACCGGTAGAGGTAAAGCAAATCCCTAAAGGGCGTTTTGAAAAGTCGGCGTTACTCATCGTTATCCATTTGGGTTCCGTGCACATGATTTTTAAGGACCAGCACCGATCTTCCTTCCACATGGAATGAGTCTCCTGCGTTATACAGGGTACCCTGATCGTCTGCCAGGTTACGGAAGGTATCAATCACCACTATCCATTGGGCGCCATATTTCTCTGGGGGAAGCTGGAAAATAAGGGAGTCATGGTAGGCATTGAAAATCACGTAAAAAGAGTCATCAATGATTACCTCCCCTTTGGGACCCAGTGTGTGCACGCCACGCCCGTTCAGGTAAATGCCCAGGGACTTGGAATGGTCCTCGTCCCAATTCTCACCAGACATTTCCTGGCCGTTGGGTGTAAACCAGGCAATGTCTTCCAGGCCCAGGCCTTTAATAGGTTGGCCCTGGAACCAGCGGCGGCGCCGAAATACCGGATGATTCTTGCGCAAATGGATCAGTTTCCGGCTGAACTCCATTAACTCTTTGTCTGCCCCGGCCCAGTCTACCCAGGAAATCTCATTATCCTGGCAATAGGCATTGTTATTGCCTTGCTGGGTACGGCTCATCTCATCACCTGCCACCAACATGGGCACGCCCTGTGAGAGAAAGAGCGTTACCAGGAAATTTCGTTTCTGGCGGTTGCGCAGGTCTATGATCCACTGGTCTTCGGTGGGGCCTTCTACCCCACAGTTCCAGGAACGGTTATGGTCATCACCGTCATTGTTGTCCTCGCCGTTGGCCAGGTTGTGCTTCTCGTTATACGACACCAGGTCATGCAGGGTGAAGCCGTCATGGGCGGTAATAAAGTTAATACTGGCCGTAGGCCTACGGTAATCATCCATGTACAGGTCTGAGGAACCGGTGAACCGGTTGGCAAACTCGGCCAGCATGCTTTCCTCACCGCGCCAGAAATCACGCATGCAGTCGCGGTACTTCCCGTTCCATTCGCTCCAGCCGGGCGGAAAATTACCAACTTGGTAGCCACCATCACCCACATCCCAAGGCTCCGCAATGAGTTTCACTTGGGAGATCACGGGGTCTTGGTAAATGATGTCAAAGAAGGCGCTCAGGCGGTCAACGTCATGCAGTTCGCGCGCCAACGCCGAGGCAAGGTCAAACCGGAAGCCGTCTATGTGCATTTCCAGGATCCAGTACCGGAGGCTATCCATGATCAGGCGCAGCACGCTGGGCATGTTGGCGTTTAAGGTGTTGCCGGTGCCGGTGTAGTCCATGTAGTAGCGCTTGTCTTCCTCCATGAGCCTGTAATATGAGGCATTGTCAATTCCCTTGAACGAAAGCGTGGGGCCTTTTTCGTTGCCTTCTCCGGTATGATTGTACACCACGTCCAGGATCACCTCTATGCCGGCTTTGTGCAGCTCCTTGACCATGGCCTTGAACTCATTCACCTGTTGGCCTAACGTGCCGGAACTGGAATACCGCACATCTGGCGCGAAGAAACCAATGGTGTTATACCCCCAGTAATTGGTGAGGCCTTTATCCTGCAGGGTCCAGTCATTGATGAAGTGGTGCACCGGCAACAACTCAATAGCCGTAATGCCCATCTCCTGTAGATACTTTATAGTCACCGGGTGCCCGATGGCCGCATATTTGCCTCTAATCTCTTCGGGAATCTCTGGGTGCAGCTGCGTGAAGCCCTTCACATGGGCCTCATAGATGATGGACTTGTAGTAGGGTATTTTAGGCGCCTTATCCCCTTCCCAGTCAAAGTGCGGGTCTACCACCACCGATTTGGGAATGTAAGGGGCACTGTCTTTTTCATTAAAGCTCAGGTCCTCGTCTTTGTGCCCGAAGTTATAGCCATATAATGAGTCGTGCCAGTTGATGGTGCCCGAAATGGCTTTGGCATAGGGGTCAATCAATAACTTGTTGCGGTTAAACCGATGCCCCTCCAGAGGTTCAAAAGGCCCATTTACCCTATAGCCATATAATTGCCCCGGTTTTAATTCGGGAATGTAGGCATGCCAGACCTCATAGGACCGCTCCCGCATTTTAATGATAGCTGATTCTTGCTGGGCCTCCATCGAATCAAAAAGGCAGAGTTCTACGCCAGTAGCGTTGTGGGCGT
This Rufibacter radiotolerans DNA region includes the following protein-coding sequences:
- the glgX gene encoding glycogen debranching protein GlgX codes for the protein MSIISYPGSPFPLGATWDGNGVNFALYAHNATGVELCLFDSMEAQQESAIIKMRERSYEVWHAYIPELKPGQLYGYRVNGPFEPLEGHRFNRNKLLIDPYAKAISGTINWHDSLYGYNFGHKDEDLSFNEKDSAPYIPKSVVVDPHFDWEGDKAPKIPYYKSIIYEAHVKGFTQLHPEIPEEIRGKYAAIGHPVTIKYLQEMGITAIELLPVHHFINDWTLQDKGLTNYWGYNTIGFFAPDVRYSSSGTLGQQVNEFKAMVKELHKAGIEVILDVVYNHTGEGNEKGPTLSFKGIDNASYYRLMEEDKRYYMDYTGTGNTLNANMPSVLRLIMDSLRYWILEMHIDGFRFDLASALARELHDVDRLSAFFDIIYQDPVISQVKLIAEPWDVGDGGYQVGNFPPGWSEWNGKYRDCMRDFWRGEESMLAEFANRFTGSSDLYMDDYRRPTASINFITAHDGFTLHDLVSYNEKHNLANGEDNNDGDDHNRSWNCGVEGPTEDQWIIDLRNRQKRNFLVTLFLSQGVPMLVAGDEMSRTQQGNNNAYCQDNEISWVDWAGADKELMEFSRKLIHLRKNHPVFRRRRWFQGQPIKGLGLEDIAWFTPNGQEMSGENWDEDHSKSLGIYLNGRGVHTLGPKGEVIIDDSFYVIFNAYHDSLIFQLPPEKYGAQWIVVIDTFRNLADDQGTLYNAGDSFHVEGRSVLVLKNHVHGTQMDNDE
- a CDS encoding MgtC/SapB family protein is translated as MDFSFLDSTEITMPVIAARLMLSILLGGLLGWERERNRHTAGLRTLIIICVGSCLLMLISIYIPQTFSHYKNADPGRIAAQVVSGIGFLGAGAIYKLGVNTHGLTTAATIWAVAAVGLAIGTGMYEAAILVTLLLLFVLSTLDKVGKRIFRGGALKTLKINFKSAKLETSKVFSILEKYEIVTKNINVVQSTNKQNSKILLYVYFPENVSVKELYKDLNELKNVSEISLGQDF
- a CDS encoding DUF2911 domain-containing protein, whose protein sequence is MPKKNLLFTFLFLFAMGFTAFAQDAKPKASPAATATGKVGAATITVAYSSPSVKGRTIWGELVPYGKAWRMGANEATTFTTDKDIKVQGKTLKAGKYSLFAVPGQKEWQIIFNSQTGQWGVTRQGANFDPANNVLTVLVKPRKSAKMNESLVYEITPKGLFLKWENLEVPVAIK
- the treZ gene encoding malto-oligosyltrehalose trehalohydrolase, which translates into the protein MSNADFSKRPLGICFTSTGQAEVLVWAPKASQVELMLNDGNTSIPLRKGEHGYWHEVTDQVKAYDTYTYRIDEEQEYPDPASKSQPLGVHGPSQATDLEQFQWDDESWQNLPLQDYVLYELHVGTFTPQGTFAGLEQKLDYLIELGVTAIEIMPVAQFPGKRNWGYDGVFPFAVQDSYGGPKGLQRLVNVCHQKGLAVVLDVVYNHLGPEGNYLGVYGHYFTDKYNTPWGPAINFDDAWSDDVRRYFIENLLMWFRDYHIDAVRLDAVHAIKDFSPVHILREMKQHVNYLMEKTGRTHHMIVELDLNDTRFINPLEEQGYGMDAQWVDEFHHALRVTMTGENTGYYADFTGICDLAKAYRDAYVYDGQYSPHRFKSFGVKAEHNPGHQFIVFSQNHDQVGNRMLGERLGQLVSFEMQKLAAAAVIFSPFLPMLWMGEEYSEPNPFQYFVSHTDPQLAQAVREGRKAEFAAFHAQGEAPDPMAEKTFLQSKLQWELLEEELHQTMFRYYQTLLRLRQELPALKKLNREHVAVEENEAHQTLILRRGHQNEQVVCLMNFSAEPQTLLLPIGAKEWNLVLDSASPDWNGPQATELKAAGGSKVTLQPESALVYQVAFK
- a CDS encoding DUF3307 domain-containing protein; translated protein: MAGFTQPEILLLLKLVLAHCLSDFALQPTAWVENRARRKFRSRKLYYHIGITGVVTFLLSQSWQLALWITVTHLLIDLWKAYQKCTTLYFLIDQLLHFLMLGVGWLYYVNGHLAPDVVLNNYRFMVYLTGFFIATFPLSIVIKVLTAKWGTGNKRRPKPMKDTAEDNSLEGPKVPAVPEDSRWNELKEAGRWIGIIERVLIISFVLLDQYEAIGFLVAAKTIIRFKETDQRKSEYFLFGTLLSISLSIFLALVMKMALGLE
- the treY gene encoding malto-oligosyltrehalose synthase, with the protein product MYNPVATYRLQFHQKFTFQDFERIIIYLQKLGVSTIYASPIFEATPGSTHGYDGVNPHRVNPEIGTEEELKTLSGNLKENGIGWLQDIVPNHMAFHVNNPWMMDVLEKGAMSQYQKFFDINWTSPLYNGRVMVPFLGAKLEEVVQNGELQVAFDAAQQRLVLNYYDSAYPLNPRVYETILQSVGQSNQALAGLLKELDLIHREEDPKAYALQWDEFRQQLASLMQDNTVRAAIETSLQEINSDKEQILQIAQEQVYQLCHWQETDAQINFRRFFTVNGLICLNIQDPEVFATYHQYIKQLQDEGVFQGLRIDHVDGLYDPTGYLQQLRDFTGDETYLVVEKILEPGEQLPEHWPIQGSSGYDFLSLVNNLFTFQPGKEGFDKLYHQLVGEGAEVHQQIHEKKAHILTEHMGGELENLYQLFLQQRLVHEDVLGAVPAETLKAAIGEFLIQCPVYRYYGNQMPIDGAEAEAVQLVFNQIRENRPEMEGAVELLEGAILGTAPEGEDDSYQDRALKFYQRLMQFTGPLMAKGVEDTLMYTYNRFIGHNEVGDAPEAFGMSAGEFHAAMQDRQKKWPLAMNGTSTHDTKRGEDVRARLNVLTEMPEEWAAAVQEWRQLNQDLKQQNAPDANDEYLIYQTLLGAFPMPGQDEDDFENRVQEYLQKALREAKVHSNWTTPNEDYEAATKAFAVKLLDKSRPFWGSFEKFRAKTINFGIANSLSQVLLKFTAPGVPDVYQGTELWDFSLVDPDNRRPVDYEQRQVWLEELNEVDLNKQEALWEDLWQSRTDARIKLWLTRTLFTERKNNANLFSKGAYLPLEVEGEHKDHVLAFVRKHLDTWLVVAVPLHLAALAKKQGVKSLHEIDWKDTKIILPEKAPKDWQELLVRTTGKYAHELMVGDLFGIFPLALLKLKAQSERGAGILLHLTSLPSPFGIGDLGPEARNFAHFLHASHQKYWQLLPLNPIEAGQGYSPYSSISSRAGNPLLISPEQLVKDGLLTHDELPAYYLPQTGSVDYEQAKRVKDELLERAWQTFKAGDFPTLQQQFVDYAGSEAGWLHDFGLYVLLKEQNGGSAWFQWEEPYRQRDPEALEQLAQEHALDIEKIKWVQFIFARQWKNLRTYCNNRGIQMFGDMPFYISYDSVDVWGNRDIFAVDDEGNMTGVAGVPPDDFSEDGQLWGMPVFKWDVLKEQDYSWWIGRLRKNMELYDLVRLDHFRAFADYWEVPAGESTAKQGEWKLGPGAEFFTFVEKELGSLPFIAEDLGEINDLVLKLRDDFNLPGMKILQFAWGDEMPQNAYMPHNYGRNFIAYTGTHDNNTTLGWYRQEGKAHHKQIEHYVGRGLSESDIYWVMARLAYASVAKTAILPLQDVLGIDEKGRMNTPGKGEGNWGWRLLPGQINKKTEEQLREWTWLYNRD